A region from the Posidoniimonas polymericola genome encodes:
- a CDS encoding DUF1559 domain-containing protein produces the protein MRNQNVRAFTLVELLVVIAIIGILVALLLPAVQSAREAARRSMCQNNLRQTLMAMHSYEGAYEAFPMGVSNDTGPVLNLPQGDHKSWVARVLPYLGEPARYRHIDWDVGAYHAANNAVRQTSMDILSCPSWPGFDGPGSSYAGVHNDVETPIDADNNGMLFLNSQVTMNDVQDGASYTLLLGEKDFITTHSLGWLSGTSSTLRNTGTKLDADESRPWRSSNRSDLLEPPPWYKDDPDFEETGDAEAGDDKPQDPLYAAGGDTDSPRAVGGFSSAHPGGVQFAFVDGSVTLIRDNVELEILQKLANRQDGAMVDSDDF, from the coding sequence ATGAGAAACCAAAACGTCCGCGCCTTCACGCTCGTCGAGTTGTTGGTGGTGATCGCCATCATCGGCATCCTGGTCGCCCTGTTGCTGCCGGCGGTGCAGTCGGCCCGCGAAGCGGCCCGCCGCTCGATGTGCCAGAACAACCTCCGGCAGACACTGATGGCGATGCACTCGTACGAGGGCGCCTACGAGGCGTTCCCGATGGGCGTGTCGAACGACACCGGGCCCGTGCTCAACCTGCCGCAGGGCGATCACAAGAGCTGGGTCGCACGCGTGCTGCCGTACCTCGGCGAGCCCGCCCGCTACCGCCACATCGATTGGGACGTCGGCGCCTACCACGCCGCGAACAACGCGGTGCGGCAGACCTCGATGGACATCCTCTCGTGCCCGTCGTGGCCCGGTTTTGACGGCCCCGGCTCGAGCTACGCCGGCGTGCACAATGACGTCGAAACGCCAATCGACGCCGACAACAACGGCATGCTGTTCCTCAACAGCCAAGTCACCATGAACGACGTGCAGGACGGCGCCAGCTACACGCTGCTGCTGGGCGAGAAGGACTTCATCACCACCCACTCGCTCGGCTGGCTATCGGGCACGTCCTCGACGCTCCGCAACACGGGCACCAAGCTCGACGCCGACGAGTCCCGGCCGTGGCGGTCCAGCAACCGCAGCGATCTGCTGGAACCGCCGCCGTGGTACAAGGACGACCCAGACTTCGAAGAAACCGGCGACGCCGAAGCCGGTGACGACAAGCCGCAGGACCCGCTCTACGCCGCCGGCGGCGACACCGACTCGCCCCGCGCGGTCGGTGGGTTCTCGAGCGCGCACCCCGGGGGCGTGCAGTTCGCCTTCGTCGACGGCTCGGTCACATTGATCCGCGACAATGTCGAGCTGGAGATCCTCCAGAAGCTCGCCAACAGGCAAGACGGCGCCATGGTCGACTCCGACGATTTCTAG
- a CDS encoding PadR family transcriptional regulator — translation MPDPIQGDALRGHLQTLVLSVLEDDSAHGFEILRRLEAAGRGALHMKEGSLYPALHRMEKQGLLKAAWEAKSSGRGPRRRNYRLTAKGRRQLRAGREEWTTFVSVLSPIIGATA, via the coding sequence GTGCCCGATCCGATTCAAGGCGATGCGCTCCGCGGCCACCTCCAGACGCTCGTGCTGTCGGTGCTGGAGGACGACTCCGCCCACGGCTTCGAGATCCTCCGGCGCCTCGAGGCCGCCGGCCGCGGTGCGCTGCACATGAAGGAGGGCTCGCTCTACCCGGCCCTGCACCGCATGGAGAAGCAGGGCCTGCTCAAGGCCGCTTGGGAAGCAAAGAGCTCCGGCCGGGGCCCCCGTCGACGCAACTACCGGCTGACCGCGAAGGGCCGCCGTCAGCTGCGGGCCGGCCGCGAGGAGTGGACCACGTTCGTGTCTGTCCTGTCCCCCATCATAGGAGCCACGGCATGA
- a CDS encoding nucleotidyltransferase family protein, which yields MTSIRYTGEELWNRIERSVEKVKDRLQRVATALNAAGIPYAVVGGNAVQIWVAQVDESAVRNTRDVDIILNRDDLESAKAALAAAGFLYRQSASLGGGRVEMFLDGPDAKARDAVHVVFAGEKVREDYAAPVPLIDVCEIDKDVRTLPLEALVKMKLTSNRRKDQVHLLDMIHVGLIDESWPERYEAELSHRLQALLDDPDG from the coding sequence ATGACCAGCATCCGCTACACCGGCGAAGAACTCTGGAACCGAATCGAGCGTTCCGTGGAGAAGGTAAAGGACCGACTGCAGCGGGTGGCGACGGCGCTCAACGCCGCCGGCATCCCCTACGCGGTCGTCGGCGGCAACGCGGTGCAGATCTGGGTTGCCCAGGTCGATGAGTCCGCCGTCCGCAACACGCGTGATGTCGACATTATCCTGAACCGCGACGACCTCGAATCAGCCAAGGCGGCCCTCGCGGCGGCCGGTTTCCTCTACCGGCAGTCGGCGAGCCTCGGCGGCGGCCGCGTCGAGATGTTCCTCGACGGCCCCGACGCCAAGGCCCGTGACGCGGTGCACGTAGTCTTTGCCGGCGAGAAGGTTCGCGAGGACTACGCGGCGCCGGTCCCGCTGATCGATGTGTGCGAGATCGATAAGGACGTGCGGACCCTGCCGCTGGAAGCGCTGGTAAAAATGAAGCTCACGAGCAATCGGCGCAAGGACCAAGTACACCTGCTCGATATGATCCACGTTGGGCTGATCGACGAGTCCTGGCCTGAGCGTTATGAAGCCGAACTCAGCCATCGCCTGCAGGCGCTGCTGGACGATCCGGACGGTTAG
- a CDS encoding alpha/beta hydrolase-fold protein, with amino-acid sequence MLFPGTTPAQQADAPAGVEQSVAATASNDAAGNGAQAAEGDQDSAQPPATGRPNTQPAAAPLEIVLRDYLVLPLVGEYQRTIVTRDPIDAAIVSGKWQAPVAGDKVTGDDGKPYQWKRQQAAADGVLATNVVPGGYAFVSVEVDYPRIMILEAQRHAAVCVNGEWLAGDRHGQGWLRLPVRLKQGPNEFLFHIAQPGMKARLVAPAMPAYFIAEDATLPDVVTGDDSELWAAAPVVNATSEPLAGAELLISIDGGEAIASPLATVPPLSAYKAPLRLPAPVSGEGQQHKLTLSLRMPNTDATPTATMALAKVGPQDARRCTFVSKIDGGVQSYTLLPATQSDDPSADQTEPPGIILALHSEGVDHRAFADNYLAKPWAHIVAPSNRGEYGFDWEDWGAVDAMEALADAQARLPHDPRRVYCTGHSMGGHGAWRLGVIYPDRFAAIGPSAGWLSLWSYGGGMPTYDDPNHVQQMLLRAASTSDTLSQISNLSTQGVYVLHGDRDAHVGVAQSRFMRSRLGEFHTDFSYFERKGAGNWWGSACCDWPQMMEFFRERSLPQPGDTRQIEFATPNLGLTAECHWARVETQLQQGQTSRLTLGMLKRSRAFIGTTENVRRLSLDASVLGGDQPVRIKLDGGRAFSANPSSKGRVWLSRDEDGRWSQIARPPVGGKSPARHGGFKSVFNNNAVLVYSTGGSEEENAWSLAKARFDAQSFWLRGNGALQVMADKEFDANRQRNRNVVLYGNADTNLAWPALLSTSPVQVRGGRVRVANQGQERPEDDPGLAALFVRPRPRSETATVGVVAGVDLAGMRLTNRIRYFHSGVGLPDLTLLGPESPAEGDYGVRAVGYFGHDWGVESGDIAWRDTAL; translated from the coding sequence ATGCTCTTTCCCGGCACGACGCCGGCCCAGCAAGCCGACGCCCCCGCAGGCGTCGAACAAAGCGTCGCTGCTACTGCCAGCAATGATGCCGCCGGCAACGGCGCCCAGGCCGCCGAGGGCGACCAAGACTCCGCCCAACCACCGGCGACGGGGCGCCCGAACACGCAGCCAGCGGCCGCTCCTCTGGAGATCGTGCTCCGCGACTACCTGGTCCTCCCCCTTGTCGGCGAGTACCAGCGGACCATCGTCACCCGCGACCCCATCGACGCCGCGATTGTCAGCGGCAAGTGGCAGGCGCCCGTCGCCGGCGACAAGGTCACCGGCGACGACGGCAAGCCGTACCAGTGGAAGCGTCAGCAGGCCGCGGCCGACGGCGTGCTGGCCACGAACGTGGTCCCCGGCGGTTACGCGTTTGTGTCGGTCGAGGTCGACTACCCGCGGATCATGATCCTCGAGGCCCAGCGCCACGCCGCGGTCTGTGTGAACGGCGAGTGGCTGGCCGGCGACCGCCACGGGCAAGGCTGGCTGCGACTGCCGGTGCGTCTCAAGCAGGGCCCGAATGAATTCCTGTTCCACATCGCCCAGCCCGGCATGAAGGCCAGGCTCGTAGCGCCCGCCATGCCGGCGTACTTCATTGCCGAGGACGCCACCCTGCCGGACGTTGTGACGGGCGACGACTCGGAGCTGTGGGCGGCGGCGCCGGTTGTGAACGCGACCAGCGAACCACTCGCGGGCGCCGAACTACTGATCTCGATCGACGGAGGCGAAGCGATCGCCTCGCCGTTGGCGACTGTGCCGCCGCTGTCGGCCTACAAGGCGCCGCTCCGGTTGCCGGCTCCGGTGTCCGGCGAGGGGCAACAGCACAAGCTCACCCTCTCGCTGCGGATGCCAAACACCGACGCCACGCCCACCGCCACGATGGCGCTCGCCAAGGTCGGCCCGCAGGACGCCCGCCGCTGCACGTTCGTCAGCAAGATCGACGGCGGCGTGCAGTCGTACACGCTGCTGCCGGCCACGCAGTCCGACGACCCGTCGGCCGACCAGACCGAGCCGCCGGGGATCATCCTCGCCCTGCACAGCGAGGGGGTCGACCACCGCGCGTTCGCCGACAACTACCTCGCCAAGCCGTGGGCCCACATCGTCGCCCCCAGCAACCGCGGCGAGTACGGCTTCGACTGGGAAGACTGGGGCGCGGTCGACGCGATGGAGGCCCTGGCCGATGCCCAGGCCCGGCTGCCGCACGACCCGCGGCGGGTCTACTGCACGGGGCACTCGATGGGGGGGCACGGCGCGTGGCGGCTCGGCGTGATCTACCCCGACCGCTTCGCCGCGATCGGCCCCAGCGCCGGCTGGCTCAGCCTGTGGAGCTACGGCGGCGGCATGCCGACCTACGACGACCCCAACCACGTCCAGCAGATGCTGCTCCGTGCGGCCTCGACCAGCGACACCCTCAGCCAGATCAGCAACCTCTCGACCCAGGGCGTGTACGTTCTGCACGGCGACCGCGACGCCCACGTCGGCGTGGCGCAGAGCCGGTTCATGCGATCCCGGCTGGGCGAGTTCCACACCGACTTCTCGTACTTCGAGCGGAAGGGCGCCGGCAACTGGTGGGGATCCGCCTGCTGCGACTGGCCCCAGATGATGGAGTTCTTCCGCGAGCGGTCGCTGCCCCAACCCGGCGACACCCGGCAGATCGAGTTCGCCACGCCCAACCTCGGGCTCACCGCCGAGTGCCACTGGGCCCGGGTCGAGACCCAACTCCAGCAAGGCCAGACCTCGCGACTCACCCTCGGCATGCTCAAGCGGTCCCGCGCGTTTATCGGGACCACCGAGAACGTGCGGCGGCTGTCGCTTGACGCGTCCGTGCTGGGCGGCGACCAGCCGGTCCGCATCAAGCTCGACGGCGGCCGCGCGTTCTCCGCCAATCCGTCGTCCAAGGGCCGCGTCTGGCTCTCGCGCGACGAGGACGGCCGCTGGTCGCAGATCGCCCGCCCGCCGGTCGGCGGCAAGAGCCCCGCCCGGCACGGCGGATTCAAGTCGGTGTTCAACAACAACGCCGTGCTGGTCTACTCCACCGGCGGCTCGGAGGAAGAGAACGCGTGGTCGCTGGCCAAGGCCCGGTTCGACGCGCAGTCGTTCTGGCTCCGCGGCAACGGCGCGCTGCAGGTGATGGCCGACAAGGAATTTGACGCCAACCGCCAGCGGAACCGCAATGTCGTGCTGTACGGCAACGCCGACACCAACCTCGCCTGGCCGGCGCTGCTGTCGACCTCGCCGGTGCAGGTCCGCGGCGGCCGCGTGCGGGTCGCCAACCAGGGCCAGGAACGCCCCGAGGACGACCCCGGGCTGGCCGCCCTGTTCGTGCGGCCCCGCCCGCGGAGCGAGACCGCCACGGTCGGCGTCGTGGCGGGCGTTGACCTGGCAGGCATGCGTCTGACCAACCGCATCCGCTACTTCCACTCCGGCGTCGGCCTGCCCGACCTCACGCTGCTCGGCCCCGAATCGCCCGCCGAGGGCGACTACGGCGTCCGCGCGGTCGGCTACTTCGGCCACGACTGGGGCGTCGAGTCGGGCGACATCGCCTGGCGGGACACGGCCCTCTAG
- a CDS encoding ion transporter, giving the protein MPAEPPTAESPQPKLHSLERRMLPPGPAAWQHKWYEVIFEAETPAGKWFDVGLLVAIVLSILVVMLESVSSLNERFGPTFDAIEWVITLLFTLEFAARLACVARPPKYAFSFFGLVDLVSLLPSYLSLIVVGADSLLVIRTLRLLRVFRVLKLARHVSESRTLLLALRHTWPKITVFLLVIFCAILISGTVMYLIEGKQDSGFDNIPISVYWAIVTMTTVGYGDIAPKTDAGRFVAALIMLFGYAVIIVPTGIFSAEVVTSSQGKRKGCPSCGVDGLSPQANFCEHCGGRV; this is encoded by the coding sequence ATGCCTGCCGAACCGCCCACCGCCGAATCGCCTCAGCCCAAGCTGCACAGCTTGGAGCGCCGGATGCTGCCGCCCGGCCCAGCGGCGTGGCAGCATAAATGGTACGAGGTGATCTTCGAGGCCGAGACTCCCGCCGGCAAGTGGTTTGACGTCGGGCTGCTGGTGGCGATCGTCCTCAGCATCCTGGTCGTGATGCTGGAGAGCGTGTCGTCGCTCAACGAGCGGTTCGGCCCTACGTTCGACGCGATCGAGTGGGTCATCACGCTGCTGTTCACACTCGAGTTCGCGGCCCGGCTGGCGTGCGTCGCGCGGCCGCCGAAGTACGCGTTCAGCTTCTTCGGCCTGGTGGATCTGGTGTCGCTGCTGCCGAGCTACTTGAGCCTGATCGTGGTGGGCGCCGACTCGCTGCTGGTGATCCGCACGCTGCGGCTCTTGCGGGTGTTCCGCGTGCTGAAGCTCGCGCGGCACGTCAGCGAGTCACGGACGCTGCTCTTGGCGCTGCGGCACACGTGGCCCAAGATCACGGTGTTCCTGCTGGTGATCTTCTGCGCGATCCTGATCTCCGGCACGGTGATGTACTTGATCGAGGGCAAGCAGGACAGCGGCTTCGACAACATCCCGATCAGCGTCTACTGGGCGATCGTCACGATGACCACGGTCGGCTACGGCGACATCGCCCCCAAGACCGACGCGGGCCGGTTCGTGGCGGCGCTGATCATGCTGTTCGGCTACGCGGTGATCATCGTGCCGACCGGCATCTTCTCGGCCGAGGTCGTGACCAGCAGCCAGGGCAAGCGGAAGGGCTGCCCCTCCTGCGGCGTCGACGGGCTGTCGCCCCAGGCGAATTTTTGCGAGCACTGCGGGGGGCGGGTGTAG
- a CDS encoding permease prefix domain 1-containing protein: MIELKRFVERAVRPVRSETMHKLRLREELYAHLQDAYQQECNAGREPEEAQRRSIARMGDPAELTAQMQSTISVRERWAAWVNDRLGRARGESPERGARRVAWAMAWQMTMIEVVLVLMESSCLTHWDARVVVAARLMTALTLGMSVGAYLLTMLSLRFIDRESAEPRPYPSVSTSLLFLASAAAVIFALGAVTHALAAWGPFDLWPATARWLGASAGGSMVALGASLMAAREKRQLEPWLELEIEG, from the coding sequence ATGATCGAGTTGAAGCGGTTCGTCGAGCGGGCGGTGCGGCCGGTGCGCTCCGAGACGATGCACAAGCTGCGGCTCCGCGAGGAGCTGTACGCCCACCTGCAGGACGCCTACCAGCAAGAGTGCAACGCCGGCCGTGAACCCGAGGAAGCCCAGCGGCGGTCCATCGCCCGGATGGGCGACCCCGCCGAGTTGACCGCGCAGATGCAATCGACCATCTCCGTGCGCGAACGGTGGGCCGCCTGGGTCAACGACCGGCTTGGCCGCGCCCGTGGTGAGTCGCCCGAGCGGGGCGCCCGCCGGGTGGCGTGGGCGATGGCGTGGCAGATGACGATGATCGAAGTCGTGCTCGTACTGATGGAGAGCTCGTGCCTCACCCATTGGGACGCCCGCGTGGTTGTCGCGGCTCGGCTGATGACGGCCCTGACGCTCGGCATGTCGGTCGGGGCGTACCTGCTGACGATGCTCTCGCTCCGCTTCATCGATCGGGAGTCCGCCGAGCCTCGACCCTACCCGTCAGTCAGCACTTCGCTCCTGTTCCTCGCCAGCGCCGCGGCGGTGATCTTTGCGCTAGGCGCCGTCACGCACGCCCTTGCCGCCTGGGGGCCGTTTGATCTCTGGCCGGCAACCGCCCGGTGGCTGGGGGCGTCGGCAGGCGGAAGCATGGTCGCACTAGGCGCGAGCCTGATGGCCGCGCGAGAAAAGCGGCAGCTTGAGCCCTGGTTGGAGTTGGAAATCGAGGGCTAG
- a CDS encoding PulJ/GspJ family protein produces MSRSAPATTCRPRRGISLVEMLVVIAIGSVVMGAVVSGAATLLSVNGRVKNRADAAEQVDLLVRRLRADLHAADQAQFDDEATELVLTSPQEEEVRYRFEPGGGVRESSEGALPFRLPAGATVACDAGQTSAPAVYQLSITLDATHSLPIAARLGSARRLLAPGGSP; encoded by the coding sequence ATGAGCCGCTCTGCCCCCGCTACCACCTGCCGGCCACGCCGCGGCATCAGCCTCGTCGAGATGCTGGTGGTGATCGCGATTGGCTCGGTCGTCATGGGCGCGGTCGTGTCCGGCGCCGCGACGCTGCTGAGCGTCAACGGCCGGGTGAAGAACCGCGCCGACGCGGCCGAGCAGGTCGACCTGCTTGTCAGGCGGCTCCGCGCCGACCTGCACGCCGCCGACCAGGCGCAGTTCGACGACGAAGCAACGGAGCTCGTTCTGACCTCGCCGCAGGAAGAGGAAGTCCGCTACCGGTTCGAGCCCGGCGGCGGCGTCCGCGAGTCGAGCGAGGGCGCCCTGCCCTTCCGATTGCCGGCCGGCGCAACGGTCGCGTGCGACGCGGGACAGACGTCGGCCCCCGCGGTGTACCAGTTGTCGATCACGCTCGACGCCACCCACTCGCTGCCGATCGCGGCCCGGCTGGGCTCGGCCCGGCGGCTGCTGGCCCCAGGAGGATCGCCATGA
- a CDS encoding type II secretion system F family protein: MAGASIQDLIALNQEILAIARAKAPIAAELAAAARQMPSGAAMLAELIAHELERGKPLDQAVAAQQARLPRFYTAVVAAGVNSGKLTSALEGLSESLTRMQALRWRVLNSFSYPLFVASMAWVLAVAAARTFAPRFDWVDPSMPPTLEWLRADGVGFWLLLVSVPLVLFGAELFTLWGSARTGRSYATGLGVLDRLPGVNSACRSTASANFADLLSLLVAHRTPMPDALRMAADAVDWRPLTAAAGGLASEIEVGHPIAAGGASLRLLPPLVRMALLTGADADSMAALLQQAAQSYHRRALSAINGLSLLLPAATTATIGGVAVAAYGLLMLGPYFSALNKLALP; encoded by the coding sequence ATGGCGGGCGCCTCGATCCAAGACCTGATCGCGCTGAACCAGGAGATCCTGGCGATCGCCCGTGCAAAGGCGCCGATTGCGGCCGAGCTGGCCGCCGCCGCCCGGCAGATGCCGTCGGGCGCGGCGATGCTGGCAGAGCTGATTGCCCACGAGCTCGAGCGGGGCAAACCGCTCGACCAGGCGGTCGCCGCTCAGCAGGCCAGGCTGCCCCGCTTCTACACGGCGGTCGTTGCCGCGGGGGTCAACTCGGGGAAACTAACGTCGGCGCTCGAGGGCCTGAGCGAATCACTAACGCGGATGCAGGCGCTCCGCTGGCGGGTGCTGAACTCGTTCTCCTACCCGTTGTTTGTGGCCTCCATGGCGTGGGTGTTGGCGGTGGCCGCCGCCCGGACCTTCGCCCCCAGGTTCGACTGGGTAGACCCGTCCATGCCGCCGACGCTCGAGTGGCTCCGCGCCGACGGCGTGGGCTTCTGGCTGTTGCTGGTGAGCGTCCCGCTGGTGTTGTTCGGGGCGGAGCTATTCACCCTCTGGGGTTCGGCCCGGACAGGCCGCTCGTACGCTACCGGGCTCGGTGTGCTCGACCGCCTACCCGGCGTGAACTCCGCCTGCCGCTCGACGGCGTCCGCCAACTTTGCCGACCTGCTTTCGCTGCTGGTCGCGCACCGCACGCCGATGCCGGACGCGTTGCGGATGGCTGCCGACGCGGTCGACTGGCGGCCGCTCACCGCGGCGGCCGGCGGGCTCGCCTCGGAGATCGAGGTCGGCCACCCGATCGCGGCCGGCGGGGCCTCGCTCCGGCTCCTCCCGCCGCTGGTCCGGATGGCGCTGCTGACCGGCGCCGACGCCGACTCGATGGCCGCCCTGCTGCAGCAGGCGGCCCAGTCCTACCACCGCCGCGCGTTGTCGGCGATCAACGGGCTGTCACTGCTGCTCCCGGCCGCCACCACCGCCACGATCGGCGGAGTCGCGGTCGCCGCGTACGGGTTGCTGATGCTCGGCCCCTACTTCTCTGCGCTCAACAAGCTGGCGCTCCCCTAA
- a CDS encoding VOC family protein, with the protein MQRNPVGWFEIYVQDMPRAQAFYEAVLAVKLEPLPAPEIEMHTFPMNPDLPGAPGALVKMEGVPSGSGGTLVYFSCVDCAVEAGRVEAAGGQVFKPKFSVGEYGFIALATDTEGNMFGMHSQQ; encoded by the coding sequence ATGCAGCGCAACCCCGTCGGCTGGTTCGAGATCTACGTGCAGGATATGCCCCGCGCCCAGGCGTTCTACGAGGCCGTGCTGGCGGTCAAGCTCGAGCCACTGCCCGCGCCCGAGATCGAGATGCACACCTTCCCAATGAACCCCGACCTGCCGGGCGCGCCGGGCGCCCTGGTAAAAATGGAGGGCGTCCCGTCGGGCAGTGGCGGCACACTGGTGTACTTCAGCTGCGTGGACTGCGCGGTCGAGGCCGGTCGCGTCGAGGCCGCCGGCGGTCAGGTCTTCAAGCCGAAGTTTTCCGTTGGCGAGTACGGCTTTATCGCCCTGGCGACCGACACCGAAGGCAATATGTTCGGGATGCACTCGCAGCAGTAG
- a CDS encoding type II secretion system F family protein: protein MFYPILVLLSLVAVAGVLTRFALRLAYGARGPDTGDDLYSIINLLSWVAIVVGATAFSLLNLLFGVLLATMIGIALLEYTQSRRRVQRHAAWGILNQAARHGHNVAEMVKLQQSRFSGVARRELDGFAWQVTQGEPLPMAVAIWRRAFPREAQGFAALGKDDGVLAIEPNDASQQALDPSPGWSDNLGYLVWVVISGMAVAAFMTVWIAPSYQQIFVDFSIDLPDSTEAFFAITNGPLPVLLVVALPLLVLLLVSVFFFYLTDVPILQAVTDRLMFSRHRAQLLRLLALAAERDQPFAKTLQHLGLGQPRFPVGCFDRPLRRALRSAASGANWKDALASAGLLKRSELSLITAAEAAQNLPWALRALAERLINRSVARWESIRSITTVIGTLLVGLLVLWFCVAMFSPLVVLIESLS, encoded by the coding sequence ATGTTTTACCCCATCCTTGTCCTGCTGTCCCTGGTGGCGGTCGCCGGCGTGCTGACGCGGTTCGCGTTGCGTCTTGCGTACGGCGCCCGCGGCCCCGACACGGGGGACGACCTCTACTCGATCATCAACCTGCTCAGCTGGGTGGCGATCGTAGTCGGGGCTACCGCGTTCTCGCTGCTCAACCTGCTGTTCGGCGTGCTGCTGGCGACCATGATCGGCATTGCGTTGCTCGAATACACTCAGTCCCGCCGCCGCGTGCAGCGGCACGCCGCCTGGGGCATCCTCAATCAGGCGGCCCGCCACGGGCACAACGTCGCCGAGATGGTGAAGCTGCAGCAAAGCCGATTCTCCGGAGTCGCCCGCAGAGAACTCGACGGGTTTGCGTGGCAGGTGACCCAGGGGGAACCGCTGCCGATGGCGGTCGCGATCTGGCGGCGGGCGTTCCCCCGCGAGGCCCAGGGCTTCGCGGCGCTCGGCAAGGACGACGGCGTGCTGGCGATCGAACCGAACGACGCCTCGCAGCAGGCGCTCGACCCGTCGCCTGGGTGGTCGGACAACCTCGGCTACCTCGTGTGGGTGGTCATCAGTGGGATGGCGGTCGCCGCGTTCATGACAGTCTGGATCGCGCCGTCCTACCAACAGATATTCGTCGATTTCTCCATCGACCTTCCCGACTCAACCGAAGCGTTCTTTGCGATCACCAACGGCCCCCTGCCGGTGCTGCTGGTCGTCGCGCTGCCGCTGCTGGTCCTGCTCCTAGTGAGCGTGTTCTTCTTCTACCTGACCGACGTGCCCATCTTGCAGGCGGTGACCGACCGGCTGATGTTCTCGCGTCACCGAGCCCAGCTGCTGAGGCTGCTGGCGCTCGCCGCCGAACGCGACCAGCCGTTCGCCAAAACGCTGCAGCACCTGGGGCTGGGCCAGCCCCGCTTCCCGGTGGGGTGCTTCGACCGCCCGCTGCGACGCGCGCTGCGGTCGGCGGCCAGCGGGGCCAATTGGAAAGACGCCCTCGCGTCCGCGGGCCTTCTCAAGCGGAGCGAGCTCTCGCTGATCACAGCCGCCGAGGCCGCGCAGAACCTGCCGTGGGCGCTGCGTGCGCTCGCCGAGCGGTTGATCAACCGCTCGGTGGCCCGGTGGGAATCAATCCGCAGCATCACGACGGTGATCGGCACCCTGCTGGTGGGGCTGCTGGTGCTGTGGTTTTGTGTCGCGATGTTCAGCCCCCTGGTCGTCCTCATCGAGTCGCTGTCATGA
- a CDS encoding type II secretion system F family protein, protein MSLTSSHQTPSRFADWPDDPASRLAIWLDQRLPLPQMLRALAEEQGGRAAAGLGLMADRVEAGDDLKQAFAAAQDKLPRRLRRQLAVAAESDDLRTALPAATAANASSAGLTLETLAILAYPAIFLAAVLLVFSLFSYVVFPEFCAIFNDFGLDLPVMTVVLLNAGAALPGIVLTLFVLIVAALILSRIPGVGRWVHWLATAAPLVGRLWVSFGHQSFSQLLSAYTAAGMQAPQALRAAAAGLADRNLAHATRLVARRCEAGESIAQAMAASRHFERSLTALVHWGEKNGQLPAALTEASQTYWIQTRHLVQLVQRVVPPLTFALVIGAVFFSVLALFLPLVSLVQNLSG, encoded by the coding sequence ATGTCACTCACCAGCAGCCACCAGACGCCCTCGAGGTTCGCCGACTGGCCGGACGACCCCGCGTCGCGGCTTGCAATCTGGCTCGACCAGCGGCTGCCGCTGCCGCAGATGCTGCGGGCGCTGGCCGAGGAGCAGGGGGGCCGCGCGGCGGCGGGACTGGGGCTGATGGCCGACCGCGTCGAGGCAGGCGACGACCTGAAACAGGCGTTCGCCGCCGCCCAGGACAAGCTGCCTCGCCGGCTGCGTCGGCAGCTCGCCGTGGCGGCCGAATCGGACGACCTGCGGACCGCGCTGCCGGCCGCCACCGCCGCCAACGCGTCGTCCGCCGGCCTGACCCTCGAGACCCTCGCCATCCTGGCGTACCCCGCGATCTTCCTGGCGGCGGTGCTGTTGGTGTTCAGCCTATTTTCTTACGTGGTCTTCCCCGAGTTCTGCGCGATCTTCAACGACTTTGGATTGGACCTGCCGGTGATGACCGTGGTGTTGCTGAACGCGGGCGCGGCGTTGCCCGGGATCGTGCTGACGCTCTTTGTGTTGATCGTAGCGGCGCTGATCCTGTCACGAATCCCCGGCGTTGGCCGGTGGGTGCACTGGCTGGCGACCGCAGCGCCACTGGTGGGACGCCTGTGGGTCAGCTTCGGGCACCAGTCATTCTCACAACTGCTGTCGGCGTACACCGCGGCCGGCATGCAGGCCCCGCAGGCGCTGCGGGCCGCGGCGGCCGGCCTGGCCGACCGCAACCTGGCCCACGCCACCCGGCTGGTCGCGCGGCGGTGCGAGGCGGGTGAGTCCATCGCGCAGGCGATGGCCGCCAGCCGGCATTTCGAACGCTCGCTCACCGCGCTCGTCCACTGGGGGGAGAAGAACGGCCAGCTCCCCGCCGCGCTCACCGAGGCGAGCCAGACCTACTGGATCCAGACACGGCACCTGGTGCAGCTGGTGCAGCGTGTGGTCCCGCCGCTCACCTTCGCGCTGGTGATCGGGGCGGTGTTCTTTTCGGTGCTCGCGTTGTTCCTGCCGCTCGTCTCACTTGTCCAGAACCTGAGCGGGTAG